In Centroberyx gerrardi isolate f3 chromosome 11, fCenGer3.hap1.cur.20231027, whole genome shotgun sequence, the following are encoded in one genomic region:
- the LOC139913033 gene encoding cobalamin binding intrinsic factor, translated as MALEMTALLSVAFLLLATQGTLTHGGPAAVPIRLSVQNDLSNMTPESYSSSVVEGGVLLGALRRLQERQQHFKFTVKEDPDYGLLLQSVNGVAGSEREQTYWEILSESSGEYSRLDVGVGCYKPKANEHIILRFSTWSKH; from the exons ATGGCACTAGAGATGACAGCTCTACTTTCTGTGGCCTTTCTGCTGTTGGCGACACAAGGAACGCTCACACATGGAG GTCCAGCGGCTGTTCCCATCAGACTGTCTGTGCAGAACGACCTGTCCAACATGACGCCTGAGTCCTACTCCAGCTCTGTGGTGGAGGGAGGAGTGCTGCTGGGCGCActgaggaggctgcaggagagacagcagCACTTCAA GTTCACAGTGAAGGAGGACCCAGACTACGGCCTGTTGCTGCAGAGTGTGAATGGAGTAGCTGGGAGTGAGCGTGAGCAGACGTACTGGGAGATCCTGTCAGAAAGCTCAGGGGAATACAGCAGGCTGGATGTGG GAGTTGGCTGCTACAAACCCAAAGCAAATGAACACATCATCCTCCGGTTCAGCACCTGGTCCAAACACTGA